A genome region from Gigantopelta aegis isolate Gae_Host chromosome 3, Gae_host_genome, whole genome shotgun sequence includes the following:
- the LOC121367408 gene encoding EF-hand calcium-binding domain-containing protein 10-like, translated as MATESKELGPRETEAHEYMEKHRILELFNNLTTQLIYNRPDDPKKFTIEVLERLMNARTAHREYPCVFDDSNITSLFGMLDPTQTGYVSYQQYAEAMTTLGVKNYDEEPDGKDIDRIQYDVFMAEARKGLIQASATFAVPSQ; from the exons ATGGCGACCGAGAGTAAGGAACTGGGACCGCGAGAAACTGAAGCTCACGAATATATGGAAAAACATCGAATATTAGAACTTTTCAATAATCTGACTACACAACTTATATATAACCGACCAG ATGATCCAAAGAAGTTTACGATTGAGGTCTTGGAGAGACTGATGAATGCCCGAACTGCTCACCGCGAATATCCATGTGTTTTTGACGACTCCAATATCACCTCTCTGTTTGGTATGCTTGACCCTACGCAAACGGGCTATGTGTCCTACCAACAATATGCAGAAG CTATGACCACACTGGGTGTTAAAAACTATGATGAGGAGCCCGATGGCAAAGACATTGACAGGATTCAGTATGATGTATTTATGGCAGAGGC aAGGAAAGGACTTATCCAGGCCTCAGCAACATTTGCGGTACCGAGCCAGTAA